The DNA window CTTCGCGCTCGACGGTAAGACCCAGCTCGTTGAGACCGTGACCGGCACCGATGCTATCGAGGTGGGCACCCGTGCGGCCAAGGCGCTGCTCGCTCGCGGCGCCCGGGCGCTGATGGAATAGTGTCACGAGTTTGGTTTTCAACGGTCTTCCATCTTAAGGTGTAGTTACCATACGTCGGATAGCCCCGACGCAATTGGGGGCCACACAGCGCACCGGAAGGTGCGTGCGGGTGGCTCCTTGCATGCTGCGCGCTTTTCGCGTGCGTGCGCCGGGGCCACTATTTTTCGCGCCTTAGAAAAGATCGTTCTATGACATTGCCCTCGATTACGCCCCCGCCGGGGAAGGTCATCTTCGTCGGTGCGGGACCGGGCAACCCTGACCTGCTCACCGTGCGGGCTCGCGAGGTGATGGAAAACAATTCTATCGCCCTCGTTGATCCGGAGGTCGCTCAGGGTGCCCGAGACGTCGTCGCCGCCGCTTTGCCTGTGCCGAAGGCAAAGATGGACGCAGCCGACGAAGCTTATGCACGCCTGGTTGCTGAAGCGAAGGAGGCCGGTGCGCGTCGTAAGCCGCCGCGCCCCGAGGACCCGACCGCGGCGGAGATCGAGGAGGTCGCGCTGTCCGGGGAGGCGATCGTCGCAAAGCTGAAAGCAGCGCTTGACGAGGCCGCTGCCGCGATCGAGCGCGGCGAGGCCGGCGACGGCGACGTGCTCCGGCTTGTGCGCGGCAACCCGCTCACCCGCGACCAGGTGATGGAGGAGATCTCCGCCGTCGCCGCCGCCGGGCTGGAGTTCCAGGTGGTGCCGGGGATGAGTCTGCCGTCGACGGTTCCCTCGTTTGCGGGCATCGCGCTGGGCTCGACGTACACCGAGGCCGACCTGAGCCAAGAGGTGGACTGGGACATGCTCGCGGCCGCGCCGGAGCCGCTGGTGCTGCAGGCTAGGAAGGAGCAGCTGGGCGAGCTCGCTGAGCAGCTGCTCGCGCGCGACATGTCGCCAGCCACGCCGGTGGCCGTGACCACGAACGGCACGACGCGCCTGCAGCGCACCTTCGACGCCACGCTCGAGACGGTGGGCAAGCTGGACGCGGAGCTGCCCGGCCCGCTGGTGGTTACAGTGGGGACTGTGGCTGATGATCGTTCGAAGTACTCTTGGTGGGAAAACCGTCCGCTGTACGGCTGGCGCGTGCTCGTGCCGCGCGCGAAGAGCCAGGCGGGCCCGATGAATGCCCGCCTGAGCTCCTACGGCGCGATCCCGCAGTCGGTGCCGACGATCTCGCTGGAGCCGCCGCGCAACCCGGCACAGATGGACCGTGCGATCAAGGGCATCGTGGAGGGCCGCTACCAGTGGGTGCTGTTCACCTCCGTCAACGCGGTCGACGCGGTGTGGAAGAAGTTCGAGCAGCTGGGCCTGGACGCCCGCGCGTTTGCCGGGGTACACCTGGGCGCGGTGGGGCAGAAGACCGCCGACGCGCTGCGCGCGCTGGGCATGTTCCCGGAGCTGATCCCGCACCGCACGAAGCAAAACGCCGCGGGCATGGTGGAGATCTTCCCGGAGTACGTCGAGGACATCGACCCGGTTTCCCGCGTGCTGCTGCCGCGCGCCGACCTGGGCACGGACGTGCTGGTTGACGGCCTGGTGGAGAAGGGCTGGGAGGTCGACGACGTGGTGGCCTACCGCACGGTGCGCGCCGCCCCGCCGGCCCCGGAGACCCGCGACATGATCAAGACCGGCGGCTTCGACGCCGTGTGCTTTACCTCCGCGTCCACAGTGAAGAACCTCGTGGGCATTGCGGGCAAGCCGCACCAGCGCACGATCATCGCCTGCATCGGCCCGTACACGGCCGAGGAGGCCAAGGCACAGGGCCTGCGCGTGGATGTCGTGCCCGAGGTCGCCGATGTGCCCTCGCTTATCGACGCCCTGGCGGACCACGTCGCCTCCCTGCGCGCCGCCGGCCAGCTGCCGCCGCCGCGCAAGAAGCGCCGCACCCGCAAGAAAGCAGAGCCGGCGAAAGCCTCCGGCGAGTAGGAGCGAAAAGGCGCGGGGCCTATGATGGGGGCCATGTCTACCTACGATTTGCCCCGCCGCCCCCGCCGCCTCCGTCAGAACCCCGCGATGCGAGCGTTGACGGCGGAGACGCGCCTGCACCCGGCGGATTTCATTCTGCCCACGTTTGTCGCCGACGGCATCGAGGACAAGCGCGAGATCGCGTCCATGCCCGGCGTCTACCAGCACACCACTGACTCGCTGAAGGCCCTGTGCCACGAGGCGCTTGAGGCCGGCGTGAAGTGCGTCGACGTCTTCGGCGTGCCGCGCGATGAGGACAAGGACGCCACTGGCTCGGTCGCGTGGGACGAGGACGGGGTGCTCAACCGCAACCTGCGCGCCCTGCGCGAGGAGTTCGGCGACGACCTGCTGATCATGGCGGATACTTGCCTCGACGAGTTCACCGACCATGGCCACTGTGGTGCGCTGAGCACCGACCGCTTCGGCAACGAGATCGTGGACAACGACAAAACCCTGCCGCTGTACGCCAAGATGGCCGTGGCGCAGGCCGAGGCGGGCGCCCACATTGTGAGCCCCTCGGGAATGATGGACGGCCAGATCGCGGTGATCCGCGACGCGCTGGATGAGGCCGGCTACCAGGACGTATCGATTATGGCGTACTCCGCCAAGTACGCTTCCAAGTTCTTCGGCCCCTTCCGCGATGCGGTGGGCTCCTCGCTCACCGGCGATCGCCGTACCTACCAGCAGGACCCGGCGAACATCCGCGAGTCGATCCTGGAGACCCAGCTGGACATCGACGACGGTGCCGACTTCGTCATGGTCAAGCCCGCCCTGCCGTACCTGGATGTGCTGCGCGAGATCGCCGACATGTCTCCGGTGCCGGTGGCGGCTTACCAGGTCTCCGGCGAGTACGCGATGATGGCGGCGGCTGGCCGCAACGGTTGGATCGACTTTGAGGAGACGATGATGGAGTCGCTGGTGTCGATTAAGCGCGCCGGCGCGGACCAGATCTTCACCTACTACGCCATCGAGGCAGCAAAGGAAGTTCGGTAGCACCTATGGTGAGCCTCCCGCCACAGAACCCGCAGTCGCCAAGCCACATCGCTCCGGCGGCTGCGCCGCAGCCTGACCCGCACGGGAAGAAGGGCACGCCGCCGGAGTCGGTGCGCTTCATGCTTACCTGCTGGGCCGTGATGATCGCCGGGGAGCTGCTCCACCAGATCCTCACCGTCGTGGTCACGGTGCTCGACCCGGCCGCGCTACGCGAGAGCGCGAAGCAGGCGGCGGAGGGCCGGGGCGAAGAGCTGAGCGACGCGATGCTCACCTTCGGGATCTACGGCTCGGTGGTGCTCATGGCGCTCATCCAACTGGTCATCCTGGGCGTGTTCGCCTACGCCCTGCGGACAGTGGCCAAGCGCGGGAAGTGGGCGGCGAACGCACGCCGCCTGCTGCAGGTTTTTGCCGCCTTCTTCGGGCTGCGCGTCCTGACCCTGTTCATGATGACGCCGGCCTCCGCCACCGTGCCGGTGGCGCTCTACGCCGCGGACGGGGTCATCCAAATCATCCTTGGTGTCGCGGGCGTGCTCGGGCTGGTCTACTCTACCCGGAAGGAATCGGTGGACTGGGTGGAGCCGAAGAAGACACGCGAGCCCAGCGGAGATGGTGAGTAAGGAGCGCACATGGCGGGAATGTTTCCCACCTTCGTTGCTGACCCCAACGACAGGAACCGGCGTTTTCACGGGAAGGTAGGCCCTACCTGGCCCGCCAGCCTGCGCGCCGCCTACTACGTGGCTCTCGCCGGTGCTGTATTGCTCTTGCTGACCGGCATGCTCATGCTCGCCAGCGGCGCACCAAAGGACGCGAACGCGGAGTTCGCGCAGGCTTTTACTACCAACATGCGCATCGTCGCTGGGCTGGATATCCTGCTCGGGCTGACCATCGCCGGGTGCTCGGCCTTCTTCGAACGCGGCGCGAAGGCTCCGCGCCGCGTCTTCGCCGCGGCGGTCGCCGTTGCCGTGTTTGTGAACATGGCCGGCTTTTTCATCGGCGTGGCAGGCTGGGCCGCTTTTGCGGTGACCCTGGTCTTGGTTGCCGCCCTGTTCTTGGCGTTCCGCCCGGCGGCGAACGCGTACGTGGACGAGCGCAGCGGTGACCTCTGGCGCAGCGTGGAAGGGTAAGAAAAGGAAGTGTCTGCAGAACAGCACGCCGCGCTGGAAGAATCCATCGACGCCGCCCGCGAGGCGGCGCGCGAATGCGGCATCGACTTAGATACCCCGCGCATTGGCGCGGACGGCAACCCGCAGTATCCAAACACCTCCTACGCCTTTGAGATGGAGGGGCTGGAAGACGCCCCGCAGCTCAAAGACATTGAGGAGGAACTCGAGGCGCTCGAGGGGGTCTCGGCGCGCCTGGTCTACAGCACGAAGACCGCCTGGGTGACGGTGCCTAGCACCACACCGATCGTGGAACTGGAGGACGTCTTCGCCCGCTTCGGGGTCACGGCCAAGCTCACCGACTCCACCCTGCGCCGCAGCGTGCTCGGCCGGGCGGCGGCGACGCGACCCAGCCCACGCCGCAGCGTGCGGGGCTTAAGCGGCCGCCGCCGGAGGCTGCGCCGCGACGAACAGCTGAGCCTTCGCCGCGCCCGCGCCCAAGGATTCGTGCGCAGCTCAGGCGAGGCGGCGCGCCGCCTGCGCGAGCGCGAGGACGTACTCTTTACCGCCCGCGACCTGGTCACCCCTCTGCGCATGTGGGTCGCGGTCCTGCTCACCCTGCCGGTACTGCTGCTCACCTACGTCTCCGCGCTTCAATTCGACGGGTGGCACTGGCTCTGCTTCGCGCTGACTACTCCGGTGGCGCTGTGGTGCGCGTTCCCCTTCCACCGCGCGATGGCGGGCGGGGTGCGACGCGGTATCTCGGCCCTCGACGGCGCGAGCTCGATCGCGATTCTCGCCTCCTACGTTTGGTCCGCCGCGGTGCTCGTGTTTACGGACGTCGGCAAGCTTTCTTGGCGCAACTACGGCGGCTGGCTCCCGCTGCGGATGGTGGAAGAACCAGCGCTGTTCTTCGAGGTCGCCTGCGCGGTCACCTCGCTGCTGCTCGTCGGCCGTTTCTTCAGCATGCGCGTGCGCCCGCACCTGCAGCAGGAGCTTTCCGTGCGCGCGCCCGGCGCAGAGTCGGAGTACATGGTGCGCCGCCGCTCGCGCAGCGGCAAGGTGATCGAGGAGCCGCTGCCGGCCGCGGAGATCAACCGCGGCGACGACATCGTCATCGTCCCGGGCGCGATCATCCCCGCCGATGGGGAGGTCGTCGGTGGTTCGGGCCTGCTCGAGCCAGAGCTTATCGACGCCTACGAGTCCCGCAAGCTCAAAGTCGGCAGCAAAGTCTACGCAGGCTCCATCTTGCGCAAGGGCAAGGTGAAGATGCGCGTCTCCCGCGTGGGCCACGCCACCCGCTTGTCCACGGTGAACCGCTGGCTGGAGCGGGCCTCGCACCACCAGAACGCGACCACGATGATCTCTACGCAGGCGGCGAGCATGCTCATTCCGGCGGCCTATGTGCTGGCCGTGCTGGACTTCGGCATGTGGTGGCTGCTCACCGGTAACTTAAACGCCGCCTTTGCCACGGCCCTGGCGATCCTCGCGGTGGTGGCACCGGTCGCACTTGCCATCTCCACGGCGCTGGCGATCCGGCTGGGCATTGAGTCTGCGGCGCGAAACGGCATCCTCGTGCGTGACGGTTCGACCTTCCGCATCCTGGAGGCCACCGACACCGCGGTGTTTAACCGGGTAGGCACACTGGTGGAGCCGACGATGACGGTGGAGACGGTCACCGCCGAGTACGGCGAGGACCCGGACCTCGTCTTGTCCATCGCGGGTGCGCTGTCGGTCGAGTCCGATCACCCCTCCTCCCGCGCGCTGGTCAAGGCGGCACGCGAGGCGCGCGACAAGCGCGACAAGGACGACGGCGGGCCGAGCTGGATCGAGCTGACCCAGGAGGACACCACCCCGGACGGCTCTGTGCGCGGCCGCCTGACGCTGACCTACGAGGATCAGCACACCGAGAACCTCGAGGCGATGCTGTGGCGCCCGACGAACCTTTCGCAGCTCAAGGGCCGACTCTCGCTGGCGGCAACGGCCGGGGGCACACCCGTCGTGGTGCGCTGGAAGGGTCGCGACCGCGGAGTCATCACCCTGTACGACCCACCGAAGGAGGACGCGATCTCGGCGATCGACCGACTCGAGTCCATCGGGGTAGAAACCGTGATGCTCACCCGCGACACCTACCCGGTGGCGCGCCGCTTCGCCGACTTCCTGGGCATCTCCAAGGTGCTCGCCGGCATCACCGCCCCGGATAAGCCCCACGCAGTGCGTTCCCTGCACACGAAGGGCGCGACCGTGGCGATGGTGGGCGACCACTCCGCCGCGCGCACCCTGCGCGTGGCCGACGTGAGCATCCTGTACGCCGACGACTCCATCCTGGGCGCCGAAATCGGCAAGGTGGATCAGCTGTGTAACGTGCTGCTCATCCGCCGCGATGTGACCGCGGTGCCGCAACTGGTGGAACTCGCGCGCCGGGTGTGCCGCACGATCGACTCCAACATGCTGGTCGCCTGGACGTACAACCTGGTCGCGGTGCTGCTCGCCATCGCTGGCGTGCTGCCTCCGGTGGGTGCGACGGCGCTGATGTTGGGCAGCTCTTTAGCCATCGAGTTGCGTTCGGTCCGCGTGCGTCATTTCCCGGCCTAATTTTTCCCGCGTAAGCTGGGGGACCATGACCAGACGCGACCTTTCTTCTGCCCCGTTCATTGAGGCCGCAAACGGCCGCACCCCCTCGCGCACCCCGGTGTGGTTCATGCGCCAGGCCGGCCGCTCCCTGCCCGAGTACCGCAAGGTACGCGAGGGTATCCCCATGCTCGATTCCTGCTTCATGCCGGAGCTGCTCGCCGAGATCACGCTGCAGCCGGTGCGCCGCCACGACATGGACGCGGCGATCCTGTTCTCCGACATCGTGGTGCCGCTGAAGGCGGCTGGGGTGGGCGTGGAGATCGTGCCCGGCCGTGGTCCGGTGATGGAGCAGGCGATTACGACGCGTGCGGACGTCGATAAGCTGCCCGTGCTCGACCACAACGTGGACGAGGTGGCCAAGGGCATCGAGATTATCCTCGATGAGCTCACCGACACCCAGGCCCTGATCGGGTTCGTGGGCGCGCCGTTCACGCTGGCCAGCTACCTCATTGAGGGTGGGCCGAGCAAGAACCACGAGAAGACGAAGGCGATGATGCACGGCGATCCGGAGACCTGGCACGCGCTGATGCGCCGCCTCGTGCCCACGATCACTACTTTCCTGCGCACGCAGGTCGACGCCGGCATCGACGCGATGCAGCTGTTCGACTCCTGGGCCGGCTTCCTCACCGAGGCTGATTACCGCGAGCACGTCCTGCCGTACTCGGTGGAGATCCTCAAGGAAGTCGAGGGCGTGATCCCGCGCATCCACTTCGGCGTGGCTACCGGCGAGCTGCTCGGCGCGATGAGCGAGGCCGGCTCCGAGGTGATGGGCGTGGACTGGCGCGTGCCTCTCGACGTCGCCGCGACCCGGTTCGCCTCCCCGCGCGTCCTGCAGGGCAACCTGGACCCCGCGATGCTCTTCGCCGGTTCCGCTGTGGTGGAGGAGGAGATCCGCCGCATCAAGGAGGAGGCCGCCCGCGCCATCGAGGCGGGCGACGCCACCGGCCACATCTTCAACCTCGGCCACGGCGTGCTGCCGACCACCGACGCCGGTGCGATCACCGACGCCGTCGCAATGATCCACGAAGCATAAAAGAAGGAGCGCTCCATTGAATATCGCCATTGTCGGTGCAGGCCTTGCCGGGCTGACCGCAGCGTTTGAGCTGCGCGATTCCGGCCACACCGTGGACGTCTACGAGGGCGGCGACCGCATCGGCGGCAAGCTTTACACCGTGGCTTTCGACGGCGGGCCGACCGATATGGGCGCGGAAGCCTTCATCGCGCGTCGCCCAGAAGCCAAGCAGCTTGTCGACGAGCTCGGGCTCGCCGACTCCCTCGTCAGTCCCTCCGGCATGCGCTCGCTGCTCTACGTTGATGGCGAGACCCGCGCGATGCCAGCCGGCGGGGTGATGGGCATCCCGTCCACCTCGGAGCCGGTGGCGCACCTGGTCAGCGAGGAAACAGCTCGGCGCATCGACGAGGAAGGCCAGCGCGAGGGCTTCGCGTGGACCGTCGGCGGCGATATGAGCGTCGGCGCCCTGGTGCGCGAGCGCTACGGCGACGACGTGGTGGACAACATCGTGTCTTCCCTGCTCGGCGGCGTGTACTCGTGCACCGCCGACGACCTGGGCGTGCGCGCCACCGTGCCGCAGCTGGCCGAGGAGTTCGACCGCCTGGCCGCCGACGGCCCGGTGCACCTGTCCACCGCCGTGGCCAACCTGGAGGCGGCGCGCAAGAAGGCTGCGCCTTCCTCCGGCAAGCCCGCGCCGATCTTCGCCACCTTCCGCGAGGGCTACCAGGAACTCTACGAAGCACTTGCCGAAAAATCCGGCGCCAATATCTACGTCGACGCGTTCATCTCCGCGATCAGCTGCGAGGGCGAAGGCTACCGGCTCAAGGGCGGCGAGGATACCGTCTACGACCGCGTCCTTCTGGCCACGCCGGCACCGACGACCGCGCTGCTGCTGCGCGGCATCGCCCCGGAGGCCGCCGAGACGCTGCGCGCCGTCAAGCTGGCTAATTCCGCCGTTGTCGGCCTGCGCTTCGCCACCGACGAGGGCCTGCCCGAGAACTCCGGCGTACTGGTTGGCACCGACGCGGATGACGTCCACGCCAAGGCATTCACCCTGTCTTCCCGCAAGTGGCCGCACCTCGCGGAGCGCGGCGGGGCCCTGGTGCGCGCCAGCTTCGGCCGCTACGGCGATACCGTGGCGATGACCGCCAGCGAGGACGATCTCGTGGACTGGGCGTTGGATGATCTGCAGACCATCACCGGCTTCGACGGCCGCGCCGCTGGCGTAGAGGAGATCTTCGTGCAGCGCTGGTTCGGCGGCCTGCCGCGCTACGACGAAACGCACCTGGCCACGGTGGCTAGCGTCAAGGACGCGCTGGCGGATGTCCCCGGCGTTGGCGTCGCCGGTGCCTGGGTCGCAGGGGTGGGCGTGCCCGCCGTGATCGGCAACGCGCGTGAGGCGGCCCGCGAGCTGGTGTAGGGGGCTCGTTATGTAGCCAGGCCACCGGCTAGATAGCGATAGTTGGACCTCGATTATCCTGAAAATCCGGGGACTATCGAGGTCCAACTTGCGAACTTTGGCCGCTGCAACCTACCCGAGCGGCTTGCCCTGCTGCTCCGGCAAGACGAACGCCGCGGCCGCCGCCACCGTGAACGCGGCGGCGAAGACTGCGAAGACGCCGGCGTGGCCGCCGAAGGCCAGCACCGGCGGCACGATCAACGGGGCGAGGATGGACCCGACGCGCCCGAAGGCCGCGGCGGCACCGGTGCCAGTGGCGCGGATCTGGGTGGGGTAGAGCTCCGGTCCGATGGCGTAGAGGGCTCCCCAGGCACCCAGGTTGAACAGGGAGAGCAGGCAACCGGCGGCGATGATCTGCCAGGGCGCCGCGGCGAAACCGTAGAGCCCGGCCGAGATCGCGGAGCCGGCGAGGAAGACGGCCAGGGTAGTGCGGCGCCCCCACACCTCAATCAGCCAACCAGCCAGGGCGTAGCCGGGCAGCTGGGCGAGTGTGATGATCAGGGTGAAGCTGAAGGATCGGACGAGGCTGAAGCCTTGGTCGACAAGCAGCGAGGGGATCCAGGTAAACGCTCCGTAGTAGGCGAGCGAGACGCAGAACCACACCGTCCAGAAGGCGAACGTGCGGGCGCGCAGCTCCGGGCTCCAGATGTGGGTGCTTTCGCTAGCGGGTGCATCCGGAACCTCCACGGGGGCAAGCTGCTCCGGCGCCACGCCCTCCTCAAAGCTGCGCACGACCGCCTCGGCCTCTTCCTCGCGGCCGCGCGATTCGAGGAAGCGGACGGATTCCGGCAGTTGCATGCGCACCCACAGCGCGTAGAAGGCCGGGACGGCACCGAGTGCCAGGCCCCATCGCCAGCCGTTTTCGCCCTCGGCGACGACGAAGGTGCCGATGATGGCGGCCAGGATCCAGCCCGCCGCCCAGAATGCTTCCAGCCACACCACCATGCGCCCGCGCACTTTCAGTGGCGCGAACTCGCTGACCAGGGTGGAGGCGACGGGCAGCTCCGCGCCGAGTCCGAGGCCGGTGAGGAAGCGGAAGATGAGTAGGACGGCCACCGAGCCCGCGAGTGCGGAGGCCCCCGTGGCCAGGCCGTAGAGCAGCAGGGTAATGGCGAAGACGTTGCGTCGCCCGATCTTGTCGGCGGCGAGCCCGCCCAAAGAGGCGCCGATGGCCATGCCGATGAAGCCGACGGAGGCGATCCAGCTGGTGGTGGTTTTCTCCAGATCCCAGTGCACGGCGAGCGCGGCGATGACGAAGGAGACAAGCCCGACATCCATCGCGTCGAGGGCCCAACCGAGCCCCGAGCCAACCAGGAGTTTCTTGTGTTTTGGTGTGACGGGGAGCCGGTCGAGTCGTTGCGTGCGGGTCAGTGCCTGTGTCATGGAGAAAACTCTAGACCACACCTTGGGCGGGGCTGGGTAACGACTGCTAATCTGCTGGTATGAAGAAGCATCTGGGACTCGTGTTGGCCGCGACCTGCTCGGCGGCAATCGTGGTGGCACCGCAGGCAGCGGCGGAACCCGTGACGCAAGAGCGCTGCGTCGCGCTTGTCGACGCCGTGAGCAACGCCACCGGCGCACAGCGCTCCGCCGAGGACACCGAGCGCGCAGCGCAGGAGGCGCTCGCACAGGCGCAGCGCGACGTCGAAGCGGCAGAGCAGGAGCGCGCGGCCAGCGCGAACATGGTCGCAGACGCCGAGCGCGCGCTTGCTTCCGCGACCAAGGAGCGTGACGGGGCAAAGGAGGCGGTGCCGGAGGGGGTGACGGTGGCGTCGGCAAGCAAGGGGCTCGAGGACGCGAAGGCGGGCGCGGAAGCTGCGCGAACCGCGCTCGAGGACAGCAAGGGTGAGGCGCAGACGCAGTTCGATCGCGGCTCGCTCGGCTTCTTCGAGGCGATGGGGGCCGAGGACGCCGTCGCCGAGCTGCGCACTGACTACCGCTACCCCAACCAGGATCCGTTTAGCGGGCAGACCGGGTACCGCATCGCGGACGATACGCGCATCGGCGCCGCGGACGACGCGACGCATCTGGACAACATGAAGGCAGCGATCGCATGGCTGCCGGAGGCGAACGAGCTGCGGGAAAGCGACGGCCAGCCCGCACTGCCGGTCGCGGATGTCCTGATGGCGCAGGCGCAGGTGAACATCAACTGGTCGCAGCAGCTGCCGCGCGGGCACTCGGATAACGGGTGGGACAACCTGTCGTGGAACTACGAGAATCCTTTCGACGGGTGGTTCCACCGCGAACGTCCGATCTACTTCGAAGCGCAACAGCAGGGTAGGGACCCGTTCTCTGCAGGCGCGGGCCACTACATGGCACTGGTGAACCCTGACATGCGCGCGACTGGGTTTGCGGTGAACACGGAGGAGTTCTACCACGACGGCTACCCGTGGACCGTGGCGCACGCGCAGAGCTTCGCCTACGACTGGACGCCGGATACGACATATTCGGTTGCGGAGTACACCGAGCGCTTCAACGCGTACTACGATGGGCTCGTCGATGCCATCGAGCATGGTGACGCGGCGAAGCGAAAGGCGCTGGAGCAGCGCGAGGGCGAGGTGACCCACGCGCAGCAGATCCTCGAGGCGGCCTACGCGCTGGACGCGGCGGAGCAGATCGTGACCACGCGCGCCCAGGAGCTCGCCGCAGCGAGAAAGGCGCAGCCCGCCCGCGAGGCTGCTGCCGCGGAAGCACTTAATGAGGCGAAGCAGGTCGCAACCACGCGCGCGCAGGAAGCCGAGGCAGCCCGCGCTGCCGCCGCCGAGGCCCGCGCGAAGACCGAGGCAGCCGAGTCCGCCTACCAGTCGGTGAAGCAGGAGTGCGCGAAGCTGACCGGCGCGGACAAGGACGGCTCTTCGACCGGCGGCATCATCGCCGGGGTGGTACTTGGCCTGCTCGCAGTTATC is part of the Corynebacterium imitans genome and encodes:
- a CDS encoding uroporphyrinogen-III synthase, with translation MTLPSITPPPGKVIFVGAGPGNPDLLTVRAREVMENNSIALVDPEVAQGARDVVAAALPVPKAKMDAADEAYARLVAEAKEAGARRKPPRPEDPTAAEIEEVALSGEAIVAKLKAALDEAAAAIERGEAGDGDVLRLVRGNPLTRDQVMEEISAVAAAGLEFQVVPGMSLPSTVPSFAGIALGSTYTEADLSQEVDWDMLAAAPEPLVLQARKEQLGELAEQLLARDMSPATPVAVTTNGTTRLQRTFDATLETVGKLDAELPGPLVVTVGTVADDRSKYSWWENRPLYGWRVLVPRAKSQAGPMNARLSSYGAIPQSVPTISLEPPRNPAQMDRAIKGIVEGRYQWVLFTSVNAVDAVWKKFEQLGLDARAFAGVHLGAVGQKTADALRALGMFPELIPHRTKQNAAGMVEIFPEYVEDIDPVSRVLLPRADLGTDVLVDGLVEKGWEVDDVVAYRTVRAAPPAPETRDMIKTGGFDAVCFTSASTVKNLVGIAGKPHQRTIIACIGPYTAEEAKAQGLRVDVVPEVADVPSLIDALADHVASLRAAGQLPPPRKKRRTRKKAEPAKASGE
- the hemB gene encoding porphobilinogen synthase; its protein translation is MSTYDLPRRPRRLRQNPAMRALTAETRLHPADFILPTFVADGIEDKREIASMPGVYQHTTDSLKALCHEALEAGVKCVDVFGVPRDEDKDATGSVAWDEDGVLNRNLRALREEFGDDLLIMADTCLDEFTDHGHCGALSTDRFGNEIVDNDKTLPLYAKMAVAQAEAGAHIVSPSGMMDGQIAVIRDALDEAGYQDVSIMAYSAKYASKFFGPFRDAVGSSLTGDRRTYQQDPANIRESILETQLDIDDGADFVMVKPALPYLDVLREIADMSPVPVAAYQVSGEYAMMAAAGRNGWIDFEETMMESLVSIKRAGADQIFTYYAIEAAKEVR
- a CDS encoding heavy metal translocating P-type ATPase — encoded protein: MSAEQHAALEESIDAAREAARECGIDLDTPRIGADGNPQYPNTSYAFEMEGLEDAPQLKDIEEELEALEGVSARLVYSTKTAWVTVPSTTPIVELEDVFARFGVTAKLTDSTLRRSVLGRAAATRPSPRRSVRGLSGRRRRLRRDEQLSLRRARAQGFVRSSGEAARRLREREDVLFTARDLVTPLRMWVAVLLTLPVLLLTYVSALQFDGWHWLCFALTTPVALWCAFPFHRAMAGGVRRGISALDGASSIAILASYVWSAAVLVFTDVGKLSWRNYGGWLPLRMVEEPALFFEVACAVTSLLLVGRFFSMRVRPHLQQELSVRAPGAESEYMVRRRSRSGKVIEEPLPAAEINRGDDIVIVPGAIIPADGEVVGGSGLLEPELIDAYESRKLKVGSKVYAGSILRKGKVKMRVSRVGHATRLSTVNRWLERASHHQNATTMISTQAASMLIPAAYVLAVLDFGMWWLLTGNLNAAFATALAILAVVAPVALAISTALAIRLGIESAARNGILVRDGSTFRILEATDTAVFNRVGTLVEPTMTVETVTAEYGEDPDLVLSIAGALSVESDHPSSRALVKAAREARDKRDKDDGGPSWIELTQEDTTPDGSVRGRLTLTYEDQHTENLEAMLWRPTNLSQLKGRLSLAATAGGTPVVVRWKGRDRGVITLYDPPKEDAISAIDRLESIGVETVMLTRDTYPVARRFADFLGISKVLAGITAPDKPHAVRSLHTKGATVAMVGDHSAARTLRVADVSILYADDSILGAEIGKVDQLCNVLLIRRDVTAVPQLVELARRVCRTIDSNMLVAWTYNLVAVLLAIAGVLPPVGATALMLGSSLAIELRSVRVRHFPA
- the hemE gene encoding uroporphyrinogen decarboxylase, which gives rise to MTRRDLSSAPFIEAANGRTPSRTPVWFMRQAGRSLPEYRKVREGIPMLDSCFMPELLAEITLQPVRRHDMDAAILFSDIVVPLKAAGVGVEIVPGRGPVMEQAITTRADVDKLPVLDHNVDEVAKGIEIILDELTDTQALIGFVGAPFTLASYLIEGGPSKNHEKTKAMMHGDPETWHALMRRLVPTITTFLRTQVDAGIDAMQLFDSWAGFLTEADYREHVLPYSVEILKEVEGVIPRIHFGVATGELLGAMSEAGSEVMGVDWRVPLDVAATRFASPRVLQGNLDPAMLFAGSAVVEEEIRRIKEEAARAIEAGDATGHIFNLGHGVLPTTDAGAITDAVAMIHEA
- a CDS encoding protoporphyrinogen oxidase; translated protein: MNIAIVGAGLAGLTAAFELRDSGHTVDVYEGGDRIGGKLYTVAFDGGPTDMGAEAFIARRPEAKQLVDELGLADSLVSPSGMRSLLYVDGETRAMPAGGVMGIPSTSEPVAHLVSEETARRIDEEGQREGFAWTVGGDMSVGALVRERYGDDVVDNIVSSLLGGVYSCTADDLGVRATVPQLAEEFDRLAADGPVHLSTAVANLEAARKKAAPSSGKPAPIFATFREGYQELYEALAEKSGANIYVDAFISAISCEGEGYRLKGGEDTVYDRVLLATPAPTTALLLRGIAPEAAETLRAVKLANSAVVGLRFATDEGLPENSGVLVGTDADDVHAKAFTLSSRKWPHLAERGGALVRASFGRYGDTVAMTASEDDLVDWALDDLQTITGFDGRAAGVEEIFVQRWFGGLPRYDETHLATVASVKDALADVPGVGVAGAWVAGVGVPAVIGNAREAARELV
- a CDS encoding MFS transporter; translated protein: MTQALTRTQRLDRLPVTPKHKKLLVGSGLGWALDAMDVGLVSFVIAALAVHWDLEKTTTSWIASVGFIGMAIGASLGGLAADKIGRRNVFAITLLLYGLATGASALAGSVAVLLIFRFLTGLGLGAELPVASTLVSEFAPLKVRGRMVVWLEAFWAAGWILAAIIGTFVVAEGENGWRWGLALGAVPAFYALWVRMQLPESVRFLESRGREEEAEAVVRSFEEGVAPEQLAPVEVPDAPASESTHIWSPELRARTFAFWTVWFCVSLAYYGAFTWIPSLLVDQGFSLVRSFSFTLIITLAQLPGYALAGWLIEVWGRRTTLAVFLAGSAISAGLYGFAAAPWQIIAAGCLLSLFNLGAWGALYAIGPELYPTQIRATGTGAAAAFGRVGSILAPLIVPPVLAFGGHAGVFAVFAAAFTVAAAAAFVLPEQQGKPLG